The Vitis riparia cultivar Riparia Gloire de Montpellier isolate 1030 chromosome 3, EGFV_Vit.rip_1.0, whole genome shotgun sequence genome includes a region encoding these proteins:
- the LOC117911715 gene encoding root phototropism protein 3, producing MWESDSELVGGRDYGNGVLGSSKHGVKNDGFELRGQSWYVATDIPSDFLVQIGDVSFHLHKYPLLSRSGKMNRIIYESHNADLNKIAFDDLPGGPEAFELAAKFCYGIAVDLTAANISGLRCGAEYLEMTEDLEEGNLIFKTEAFLSYVVLSSWRDSIIVLKSCEKLSPWAENLQIVRRCSESIAWKACANPKGIKWAYTGKPPKVSSPKWNEMKDSSPSRGQQVPPDWWFEDVSILRIDHFVRVITAIKVKGMRFELIGASIMQYATKWLPGLIKEGMGTGMGDEGSNSSNGSSGSSSWKGGLHMVVAGAKDDPPTVQAKDQRMIIESLISIIPPQKDSVSCSFLLRLLRMANMLKVAPALVTELEKRVGMQFEQAALADLLIPSYNKSETLYDVDLVQRLLEHFLVQEQTDSSSPSRQPFPEKHLYEGTQRGNGSNAKMRVARLVDSYLTEVSRDRNLSLTKFQVLAEALPESARTCDDGLYRAIDSYLKAHPTLSEHERKRLCRVMDCQKLSIDACMHAAQNERLPLRIVVQVLFSEQVKINNAIANNTLKEAGESQYQPVISNRKTLLEGTPQSFQEGWTAAKKDINTLKFELESMKAKYLELQNDMENLQRQFDKTSKQKQTSAWTSGWKKLSKLTKMTNIETHDIGSQLPTAADQTRKTPRRWRNSIS from the exons ATGTGGGAATCCGACAGCGAGTTGGTTGGGGGAAGAGATTATGGAAATGGAGTCCTGGGTTCAAGCAAGCACGGCGTCAAGAATGATGGGTTCGAGCTCCGGGGCCAGTCATG GTATGTTGCTACTGATATTCCAAGTGACTTTCTAGTTCAAATTGGAGATGTTAGTTTCCACTTGCACAAG TATCCCCTGCTGTCTAGGAGTGGGAAGATGAACAGAATTATTTATGAATCACATAATGCAGACTTGAACAAGATAGCTTTCGATGACCTTCCAGGCGGACCTGAGGCCTTTGAGCTAGCAGCAAAATTCTGCTACGGAATTGCGGTTGATCTGACTGCAGCCAATATATCTGGTCTGAGATGTGGTGCAGAGTACCTTGAAATGACAGAGGACTTAGAAGAAGGcaatcttattttcaaaacgGAAGCATTTCTCAGCTATGTAGTTTTATCCTCATGGAGAGACTCCATAATAGTACTGAAAAGTTGTGAGAAGCTCTCACCATGGGCAGAGAACCTCCAAATTGTCCGCAGATGCAGTGAGTCCATAGCTTGGAAGGCTTGTGCAAATCCAAAAGGAATCAAATGGGCTTATACCGGAAAACCCCCAAAAGTTTCTAGCCCCAAGTGGAATGAAATGAAGGATTCTAGCCCCAGCAGAGGCCAGCAGGTTCCTCCTGATTGGTGGTTTGAAGATGTCTCAATTCTTAGGATTGATCACTTTGTTAGGGTCATTACTGCAATTAAGGTGAAGGGGATGAGGTTTGAATTGATCGGGGCTTCTATAATGCAATATGCAACAAAATGGCTTCCTGGTTTGATAAAAGAGGGGATGGGAACAGGGATGGGAGATGAAGGAAGCAACAGCAGTAACGGTAGTAGTGGTAGTAGTAGCTGGAAAGGTGGTCTCCATATGGTTGTGGCAGGAGCCAAAGATGACCCCCCAACTGTTCAGGCAAAAGACCAACGGATGATCATTGAGAGCCTTATCAGTATAATTCCACCACAGAAGGACAGTGTATCATGCAGCTTCCTTCTACGGCTTTTGAGGATGGCAAACATGTTGAAAGTGGCTCCTGCTTTAGTTACTGAATTAGAGAAGCGAGTGGGAATGCAGTTTGAACAGGCTGCATTAGCCGATCTTCTCATTCCTTCATACAACAAAAGCGAGACTTTGTACGATGTTGATCTTGTTCAGAGGCTCTTGGAGCATTTCCTTGTTCAAGAGCAAACAGACAGTTCAAGTCCAAGCAGGCAGCCTTTTCCTGAGAAACACTTGTATGAAGGAACTCAAAGGGGTAATGGCTCTAATGCCAAGATGAGAGTGGCAAGGCTTGTTGACAGTTATCTTACTGAGGTATCCAGAGACAGAAACCTTTCTCTTACAAAGTTTCAGGTACtagcagaggcattaccagaaTCTGCAAGAACTTGTGATGATGGACTTTATCGAGCAATTGATTCATATCTCAAG GCCCACCCGACGCTCTCTGAGCATGAAAGGAAGCGGCTTTGTCGTGTGATGGACTGCCAAAAGCTCTCTATTGATGCTTGCATGCATGCTGCACAAAATGAACGGCTCCCACTAAGAATTGTGGTTCAGGTCCTCTTCTCCGAGCAAGTGAAGATAAACAACGCAATAGCCAACAACACCCTGAAAGAAGCTGGTGAATCTCAGTATCAGCCAGTGATATCAAACCGAAAAACATTACTTGAGGGTACCCCACAATCATTTCAAGAAGGATGGACAGCAGCTAAAAAAGATATTAATACACTTAAATTCGAGCTTGAGAGCATGAAGGCTAAGTACCTTGAACTCCAAAACGACATGGAAAATTTGCAGAGACAGTTTGACAAGACGTCAAAGCAGAAACAGACATCGGCATGGACCAGTGGCTGGAAGAAACTAAGCAAACTCACCAAGATGACAAATATAGAAACTCATGATATCGGGTCTCAGCTCCCAACTGCAGCCGACCAGACTAGAAAGACACCTAGAAGATGGAGGAATTCTATTTCCTGA